From a single Natronorubrum tibetense GA33 genomic region:
- a CDS encoding aldo/keto reductase, whose amino-acid sequence MQYQELGDSGVEVSEVGFGAWVVGTDWWGDRSEDDALEMVRYAIDQGVTYIDTGDVYGHGRSEELIGKAIADVRDDVTLATKVGYDFYNNPQAGHGELPKEMDPDYLRDAVEQSLERLDVEQIDVLQLHNANVEEITPDVLELLDELEEEGLVRARGLALGPSIGWLAEGDLAIEKEFDSLQLVWNVLEQEVGNHFLETIERTGSSTSLIPRVPHSSGILNEQVTPETELEEGDHRGFRPDAWYETGWEKLEALRFLERAEPRSADSSSEASGRERTMGQASIAWLLSHDPVASVTPTFRTTADIDEWAAASDVPKLSDEEMARVEELYESDFDIDRDDGMDSLRSSVGGADIESAGLDKLAAD is encoded by the coding sequence ATGCAATACCAGGAACTCGGCGACTCCGGCGTCGAGGTCAGCGAAGTCGGCTTCGGCGCGTGGGTCGTCGGCACCGACTGGTGGGGCGACCGCTCAGAAGACGACGCCCTCGAGATGGTTCGGTACGCTATCGACCAGGGAGTGACGTACATCGACACGGGCGACGTCTACGGCCACGGCCGCAGCGAGGAACTCATCGGCAAAGCGATTGCGGACGTCCGCGACGACGTGACGCTCGCCACCAAGGTGGGCTACGACTTCTACAACAACCCCCAGGCCGGCCACGGCGAGTTGCCCAAGGAGATGGACCCCGACTATCTCCGAGACGCCGTCGAGCAGAGCCTCGAGCGACTCGACGTCGAGCAGATCGACGTACTCCAGCTCCACAACGCCAACGTCGAGGAGATCACCCCCGACGTACTCGAGTTGCTCGACGAACTCGAGGAGGAGGGACTGGTCCGCGCGCGCGGGCTCGCGCTCGGCCCCTCGATCGGCTGGCTCGCGGAGGGCGACCTCGCCATCGAGAAGGAGTTCGACTCCCTGCAACTCGTCTGGAACGTCCTCGAACAGGAGGTGGGCAACCACTTCCTCGAGACGATCGAGCGGACGGGATCGTCGACCAGCCTGATCCCCCGTGTCCCTCACTCCTCAGGTATCCTCAACGAGCAGGTGACGCCCGAGACCGAACTCGAGGAGGGTGACCACCGCGGCTTCCGACCCGACGCCTGGTACGAGACCGGCTGGGAGAAACTCGAGGCGTTGCGTTTCCTCGAGCGCGCGGAGCCACGGTCCGCGGATAGCTCGAGCGAAGCGAGCGGCCGTGAACGAACGATGGGGCAGGCCTCCATCGCGTGGCTCCTCTCCCACGACCCGGTCGCGTCCGTCACGCCGACGTTCCGGACGACAGCCGATATCGACGAGTGGGCGGCCGCGAGCGACGTGCCGAAACTCTCCGACGAGGAGATGGCTCGCGTCGAAGAGCTGTACGAGAGCGACTTCGATATCGACCGCGACGATGGCATGGACTCGCTGCGCTCGTCGGTCGGCGGGGCGGACATCGAGTCGGCGGGGCTCGACAAGCTCGCGGCCGACTGA
- a CDS encoding NUDIX hydrolase — MNNVTYVQKACAYITRQTGELLVFDGPGHDGLQIPKGTLEPGESPREALFREVIEESGLGTLSSTSHLTTDVWTRRESPPKRYVRHFFHSTVHEPRDQWTHTVTDGGEEHGAEFDLHWVQPTTAREFALDLDDYVHLLPNVTPANDVATVSD, encoded by the coding sequence ATGAATAACGTTACGTACGTCCAGAAAGCGTGTGCGTACATCACGCGCCAGACGGGCGAACTACTGGTCTTCGACGGACCGGGCCACGACGGGTTACAGATTCCGAAAGGAACGCTCGAGCCCGGCGAATCGCCGCGCGAGGCGCTGTTTCGGGAGGTTATCGAGGAGAGCGGTCTCGGGACGCTGAGTTCGACGAGCCATCTGACGACCGATGTCTGGACGCGCCGCGAGTCGCCGCCGAAGCGCTACGTCCGCCATTTCTTTCACTCGACGGTTCACGAGCCTCGAGATCAGTGGACGCATACGGTGACCGACGGCGGTGAGGAACACGGGGCCGAGTTCGACCTGCACTGGGTCCAGCCGACGACCGCTCGGGAGTTCGCCCTCGATCTCGACGACTACGTCCATCTGCTGCCGAACGTGACGCCGGCCAACGACGTCGCGACGGTCTCTGACTGA
- the folP gene encoding dihydropteroate synthase, translating into MEYYEAADFLFDLRRFRPKPGTGSTARLLAHLENPHETVDFVQIAGSNGKGSTARMVERSLREAGLSVGLYTSPHLEDLRERVRVDGRKIPRSAVRDYVEAVYEYITERGADGESPTFFETMTAMAIWHFGREDVDVAVLEVGIGGKYDATSVVDPIASAVTSVTLEHTGILGDTEEEIARDKAHVAPTDAPLVTGVSGDALEAIQEIAGDVVTVGRASTVQDDEDGPDVTAEYGGRANHTEAAVAIERDGWRLETNIPLLGTHQAENAGIAAVLARQVTDIADDDLARGLRSAHWPGRFEVINTAPLVILDGAHNPGACEQLAETLSTYAYDDLHLVFGAMHDKDHREMAATLPTPDSVRVAEPSLDRAEDRDVLATVFADAGVDDVRTSESVQDALETALADAGSDDCVLVTGSLFAVAEARSRWTAAGVPKRIRNLADASDALARANVPQTESTQSQADAVHRVVKLTVDSGQATALKTELVRLGGECAVSGLQQHAEAVETVLMGTVRQFEALVATLESDADGRSSGLADVAREIRETLELDAATADVTASASSASGSVDVDSRDAGGDGTESAENRGDDRYPWHDRTAVMGILNVTPDSFHDGGEYDALEDALAQAEAMIEAGVDVIDVGGESTRPGADPVSVQEEIDRVVPVIERIADLDVEISVDTRKAAVAEPALEAGADIVNDVSGLEDPEMRFVVADHDAGLVVMHSIDAPVVPDRDIEYDDVVEDVIDQLSERVLLAEKAGIDREDIVVDPGIGFAKSARESFEILGRLDEFRALGCPILFGHSHKSMFDHVGSAAGERGPATVAASALAADRGADIVRVHDVPENVAAVRTALAARDPERFE; encoded by the coding sequence ATGGAGTATTACGAGGCGGCGGACTTTTTATTCGATCTGCGGCGGTTCCGCCCGAAACCCGGGACGGGGTCGACGGCGCGGCTGCTCGCCCACCTCGAGAACCCTCACGAGACGGTCGATTTCGTCCAGATCGCCGGCTCCAACGGGAAGGGGAGCACGGCGCGGATGGTCGAACGGAGCCTCCGGGAGGCCGGGCTTTCGGTTGGCCTCTACACCTCGCCCCACCTCGAGGATCTTCGCGAACGCGTCCGCGTCGACGGCCGCAAGATCCCGCGGTCGGCGGTCCGTGACTACGTCGAGGCCGTCTACGAGTACATCACCGAGCGCGGGGCCGACGGCGAATCACCAACGTTCTTCGAGACGATGACCGCGATGGCCATCTGGCACTTCGGCCGCGAGGATGTCGACGTAGCCGTCCTCGAGGTCGGTATCGGCGGCAAGTACGACGCCACGAGCGTCGTCGATCCGATCGCAAGCGCCGTGACGAGCGTCACGCTCGAGCACACGGGCATCCTGGGCGACACCGAAGAAGAGATCGCCCGCGACAAGGCACACGTCGCCCCGACCGACGCGCCGCTGGTAACCGGCGTCTCCGGAGACGCACTCGAGGCGATTCAGGAGATTGCCGGTGACGTGGTGACCGTCGGTCGAGCGTCTACCGTACAGGACGACGAAGACGGCCCCGACGTTACCGCCGAGTACGGGGGACGGGCGAACCACACCGAAGCCGCCGTCGCCATCGAGCGCGACGGCTGGCGTCTCGAGACTAATATTCCCCTTCTCGGCACCCACCAGGCCGAAAACGCTGGTATCGCCGCCGTGCTCGCGAGACAGGTGACCGACATTGCGGACGACGACCTCGCACGCGGACTGCGGAGCGCCCACTGGCCCGGTCGCTTCGAGGTGATCAATACGGCACCGCTGGTGATTTTGGACGGCGCGCACAACCCCGGCGCCTGCGAGCAACTCGCGGAGACGCTCTCGACGTACGCCTACGACGACCTCCACCTCGTCTTCGGCGCGATGCACGACAAGGACCACCGCGAGATGGCCGCGACGCTGCCGACGCCCGATTCGGTACGCGTCGCGGAACCGTCGCTCGATCGGGCTGAGGACCGAGACGTCCTCGCGACGGTGTTCGCGGACGCCGGCGTCGACGACGTTCGGACGAGCGAGAGCGTTCAGGACGCCCTCGAGACCGCACTCGCGGACGCCGGGAGCGACGACTGCGTGCTCGTGACCGGGTCGCTGTTCGCCGTCGCGGAGGCTCGCTCGCGCTGGACCGCTGCCGGCGTGCCAAAGCGGATTCGGAACCTCGCGGACGCCAGTGACGCGCTCGCGAGGGCGAACGTCCCGCAAACTGAGAGTACCCAATCGCAAGCCGACGCCGTCCACCGCGTGGTCAAACTGACGGTCGACTCCGGTCAGGCGACCGCACTGAAGACCGAACTGGTTCGCCTCGGCGGCGAGTGTGCCGTCTCCGGGCTCCAGCAGCACGCCGAGGCTGTCGAGACGGTTCTGATGGGAACCGTCAGGCAGTTCGAGGCGCTCGTCGCGACCCTCGAGTCGGACGCGGACGGCCGCTCGAGCGGACTGGCGGACGTCGCTCGAGAGATCCGGGAGACCCTCGAACTCGATGCGGCGACTGCAGACGTAACCGCATCGGCCTCGAGTGCGTCGGGTTCGGTCGATGTGGACTCACGCGACGCGGGCGGAGACGGCACCGAATCGGCCGAAAACCGCGGCGACGACCGCTATCCGTGGCACGATCGCACTGCCGTGATGGGGATCCTGAACGTCACGCCGGACAGCTTCCACGACGGCGGCGAGTACGACGCGCTCGAGGACGCCCTCGCCCAGGCCGAGGCGATGATCGAGGCCGGCGTCGACGTGATCGATGTCGGCGGCGAGTCGACCCGTCCGGGTGCCGATCCCGTCTCGGTTCAGGAGGAAATCGATCGCGTCGTCCCCGTGATCGAACGGATCGCGGATCTCGACGTCGAGATCTCCGTGGACACGCGCAAGGCCGCCGTCGCGGAGCCGGCACTCGAGGCCGGTGCCGACATCGTCAACGATGTCTCGGGGCTCGAGGATCCCGAGATGCGCTTCGTCGTGGCCGACCACGACGCGGGGCTCGTGGTGATGCACAGCATCGATGCGCCGGTCGTTCCGGATCGGGACATCGAGTACGACGACGTCGTCGAGGACGTGATCGACCAACTCTCCGAGCGCGTGCTGCTCGCCGAGAAGGCCGGAATCGACCGCGAGGATATCGTCGTCGACCCTGGTATCGGGTTCGCCAAGTCCGCCCGCGAAAGCTTCGAGATCCTCGGTCGCCTCGACGAGTTCCGTGCGCTCGGCTGTCCGATCCTGTTCGGCCACTCCCACAAGTCGATGTTCGATCACGTGGGCTCGGCGGCCGGCGAGCGCGGCCCAGCGACGGTCGCGGCGAGTGCGCTCGCAGCCGACCGCGGTGCGGACATCGTCCGCGTCCACGACGTGCCGGAGAACGTCGCCGCGGTTCGGACGGCGCTCGCAGCGCGCGATCCGGAACGGTTCGAGTGA
- a CDS encoding DUF7560 family zinc ribbon protein — translation MSTQTYEFTCPDCQRAIPVTGPMREATLSSGCPVCGRSVTDVHFGT, via the coding sequence ATGTCCACCCAAACATACGAGTTCACCTGTCCGGACTGCCAGCGAGCGATTCCCGTGACTGGCCCGATGCGTGAGGCGACGCTGTCGAGCGGTTGTCCCGTCTGCGGTCGGTCGGTGACCGACGTCCACTTCGGAACGTGA
- a CDS encoding DUF402 domain-containing protein has product MTTVRVRGIYTTAITQLLGENGLEVVQASDPIRERFDDSFETVPADIRIETTRDRQGVEVSGESGSVDAVASDLEGLAIDAFRWEDAVSRSAVFECEVIDAGGGGGATVDLGNGRRGYLHYDDVDGYVDAGNRYRVQVREPAPPWSDDDPRVVPTLEVQGGLCTLSRDRTGVSAALRGERADELVGMTDLLSVEIPDGWGLRWQHAAADADLEAMTTALEQAADRVRALENTLTDAPEEPDEPGVLAAPRTTAWCWFGRESRFALDAVRREVETTMPGHHRTKAADRAASAAVDFAEAVCGSTGTETDLADGEFPFPAVAQQFGPASGDRIGIGHGKPDGRLISLGRGEVTDWNGDGSVTLERSMRGGGTYDALDVPKENGDVAVTKFREGRWWYPTTYRDEQGTAKGTYVNVCTPVELFPDAARYVDLYIDVVRAPDGTVEIVDADELEAAVADGYVSDELAEKARGVAEAVERALSK; this is encoded by the coding sequence ATGACGACCGTTCGAGTCCGCGGCATCTATACGACGGCGATCACGCAACTGCTCGGCGAGAACGGGCTCGAGGTCGTGCAGGCCTCCGACCCGATCCGAGAACGGTTCGACGACTCGTTCGAGACCGTGCCGGCGGACATAAGAATCGAAACGACTCGTGACAGACAGGGCGTCGAGGTCTCGGGCGAGTCCGGCAGCGTCGATGCGGTCGCAAGCGATCTCGAGGGACTCGCGATCGATGCTTTTCGCTGGGAGGACGCCGTCTCGCGCAGCGCAGTCTTCGAGTGCGAAGTGATCGACGCCGGGGGTGGAGGCGGCGCGACGGTCGACCTCGGAAACGGTCGACGCGGCTACCTCCACTACGACGACGTCGACGGCTACGTGGATGCGGGGAACCGCTATCGCGTGCAGGTCCGCGAGCCCGCGCCGCCCTGGAGCGACGACGATCCGCGGGTCGTGCCGACGCTCGAGGTGCAGGGCGGGCTCTGTACGCTCTCGCGCGATCGGACCGGCGTTTCTGCGGCACTCCGGGGTGAGCGAGCCGACGAACTCGTCGGCATGACCGACCTGCTCTCGGTCGAGATCCCCGACGGCTGGGGCTTGCGCTGGCAGCACGCGGCCGCCGACGCCGACCTCGAGGCGATGACAACTGCGCTCGAGCAGGCAGCCGACCGCGTACGGGCGCTCGAGAACACACTCACAGACGCGCCCGAGGAGCCGGACGAACCCGGGGTACTCGCTGCACCGCGGACGACGGCGTGGTGCTGGTTCGGTCGCGAGTCGCGGTTCGCGCTGGACGCGGTCCGTCGCGAGGTGGAGACGACGATGCCGGGCCACCACCGGACCAAAGCCGCCGACCGGGCCGCGAGCGCGGCGGTCGACTTCGCGGAAGCTGTCTGTGGCTCTACCGGCACGGAGACGGATCTCGCCGACGGCGAGTTTCCCTTCCCTGCAGTCGCCCAACAGTTCGGTCCGGCATCGGGAGATCGGATCGGGATCGGTCACGGGAAGCCCGACGGCCGACTCATTTCGCTGGGTCGCGGCGAGGTAACCGACTGGAACGGGGACGGCTCGGTGACCCTCGAGCGCTCGATGCGCGGCGGCGGCACGTACGACGCGCTCGACGTGCCCAAGGAGAACGGCGACGTTGCCGTCACCAAGTTCCGAGAGGGTCGGTGGTGGTATCCAACGACGTACAGAGACGAGCAAGGCACCGCGAAGGGAACCTACGTCAACGTCTGTACGCCGGTCGAACTCTTCCCCGACGCGGCGCGGTACGTCGACCTCTACATCGACGTTGTCCGGGCACCCGACGGAACGGTCGAGATCGTCGACGCCGACGAACTCGAGGCCGCGGTGGCCGACGGCTACGTCTCCGACGAACTGGCCGAAAAAGCGAGAGGCGTCGCCGAAGCTGTCGAGCGCGCGCTCTCGAAGTGA
- the carB gene encoding carbamoyl-phosphate synthase large subunit, whose protein sequence is MSTDHQSEGETGDGRTILLIGSGPIQIGQAAEFDYSGAQACRALQEEGARVVLVNSNPATIMTDPEMADEVYIEPITTEAIAEIIRKERPDGVIAGLGGQTGLNVTAELAEEGVLEEYDVEIMGTPLDTIYATEDRDLFRQRMEKIGQPVPASTTISLEEGESVTELSDEDVRERVEAAVEEVGGLPVIARTTYTLGGSGSGVVHEMDELLARVRKGLRLSRNSEVLITESIAGWVEYEYEVMRDADDSCIIICNMENIDPMGIHTGESTVVTPSQLVPDEGHQEMRTAALDVIRELGIQGGCNIQFAWRDDGTPGGEYRVVEVNPRVSRSSALASKATGYPIARVTAKVALGKRLHEITNEITGETTAAFEPAIDYVVTKVPRWPKDKFDDVDFELTTAMKSTGEAMAIGRTFEESLLKALRSSEYEPDVDWAEVSDEELEEHYLERPSPDRPYALFEAFERGYTVDEVVELTGIFEWYTERFKRIADSTLAAQEGDFTEAAIAGHTNASIAAAAGGEVDVDTVEQQVPGRTYKQVDTCAGEFEAETPYYYSSRKNEFESGPLVGEAASGELEVDLDLESVIVVGGGPIRIGQGVEFDYCSVHAVQALREMGIDAHVVNNNPETVSTDYDTSDGLFFEPITAEEVADVAEATGADGVMVQFGGQTSVNIGEPLQDEIDRRGLECSVMGTSVEAMDLAEDRDRFNALMDELGIAQPEGGTAFSKTEALELAHDIGYPVLVRPSYVLGGRAMEVVYDDEELEKYIEEAVRVSPEKPILVDDFLEDAVELDVDAVSDGEDVLIGGIMEHVEAAGVHSGDSACMIPPRSLDDDTLARVREVTENIADALDTVGLLNVQLAVRDGEVYVLEANPRSSRTVPFISKATGVPIAKIAAKVMAGTSLADLDIDEQIPEQTSIKEVVLPFDRLPGSDPRLGPEMKSTGEVMGSADTFGKAYDKAQDATNKPIPESGTAIIDLSADKFPDPDTEAGDALVDGFTDHFDLCEEVDLPQAVREGKVDLIVSRDRDLLEVAVEEEVTYFSTPASASAALEALEAKAEPIDVQSITDRPKRSGEWGRAE, encoded by the coding sequence ATGAGTACGGACCACCAGAGCGAGGGCGAGACTGGGGACGGACGCACGATTCTGCTGATCGGCAGTGGCCCGATCCAGATCGGACAGGCCGCCGAGTTCGACTACTCGGGCGCACAGGCTTGCCGGGCGCTCCAGGAGGAGGGTGCTCGAGTCGTGCTCGTCAACTCGAACCCCGCGACGATCATGACGGATCCGGAGATGGCGGACGAGGTCTACATCGAGCCGATCACCACCGAGGCCATCGCCGAGATCATCCGCAAGGAACGTCCCGACGGCGTCATCGCCGGCCTCGGCGGCCAGACCGGGCTGAACGTCACCGCCGAACTGGCAGAGGAGGGCGTCTTAGAGGAGTACGACGTCGAGATCATGGGGACGCCGCTGGACACCATCTACGCGACGGAGGACCGCGACCTCTTCCGCCAGCGCATGGAGAAGATCGGTCAGCCGGTCCCCGCATCGACGACGATCTCGCTCGAGGAGGGCGAGTCGGTTACCGAACTCAGCGACGAGGACGTTCGCGAGCGCGTCGAAGCCGCCGTCGAGGAAGTCGGCGGGCTGCCGGTCATCGCCCGCACGACCTACACCCTCGGCGGGTCGGGATCGGGCGTCGTCCACGAGATGGACGAACTCCTCGCCCGCGTCCGCAAGGGGCTGCGCCTCTCGCGCAACAGCGAGGTTCTCATCACCGAGTCCATCGCGGGCTGGGTCGAGTACGAGTACGAGGTCATGCGCGACGCCGACGACTCCTGTATCATCATCTGCAACATGGAGAACATCGACCCGATGGGGATCCACACCGGAGAGTCGACGGTCGTCACGCCCTCCCAACTGGTTCCCGACGAAGGGCATCAGGAGATGCGTACGGCCGCGCTCGACGTTATCCGCGAACTCGGCATTCAGGGCGGTTGTAACATCCAGTTCGCCTGGCGCGACGACGGCACGCCCGGCGGCGAGTACCGTGTCGTCGAGGTCAACCCCCGCGTCTCCCGCTCCTCCGCGCTCGCCTCCAAGGCGACCGGCTACCCGATCGCTCGCGTGACCGCGAAGGTCGCCCTCGGCAAGCGCCTCCACGAGATCACCAACGAGATCACCGGCGAGACGACCGCGGCGTTCGAGCCCGCGATCGACTACGTCGTGACGAAAGTTCCGCGATGGCCCAAGGACAAGTTCGACGACGTCGACTTCGAACTGACGACCGCCATGAAGTCGACCGGCGAGGCGATGGCCATCGGGCGCACCTTCGAGGAGTCGCTGTTGAAGGCGCTCCGGTCGAGCGAGTACGAACCCGACGTCGACTGGGCCGAGGTCAGCGACGAAGAACTCGAGGAACACTACCTCGAGCGCCCCTCCCCCGACCGTCCCTACGCGCTGTTCGAGGCCTTCGAACGCGGCTACACCGTCGACGAGGTCGTCGAACTGACGGGGATCTTCGAGTGGTACACCGAGCGGTTCAAGCGCATCGCCGACTCGACGCTGGCCGCCCAGGAGGGTGACTTCACCGAGGCTGCTATCGCGGGCCACACCAACGCCTCGATCGCTGCGGCCGCGGGCGGCGAGGTCGATGTCGACACCGTCGAACAGCAGGTACCGGGTCGCACCTACAAGCAGGTCGACACCTGCGCCGGCGAGTTCGAGGCCGAGACGCCGTACTACTACTCCTCGCGCAAGAACGAGTTCGAGTCCGGCCCGCTGGTGGGCGAGGCCGCCTCGGGCGAACTCGAGGTCGACCTCGATCTCGAGAGCGTGATCGTCGTCGGCGGCGGCCCGATCCGTATCGGGCAGGGCGTCGAGTTCGACTACTGTTCGGTCCACGCAGTTCAGGCCCTCCGCGAGATGGGGATCGACGCCCACGTCGTCAACAACAACCCCGAGACGGTCTCGACGGACTACGACACCTCCGACGGGCTGTTCTTCGAACCGATTACCGCCGAGGAGGTCGCCGACGTGGCCGAGGCGACCGGCGCAGACGGTGTGATGGTCCAGTTCGGCGGCCAGACCTCGGTCAACATCGGCGAACCGCTGCAGGACGAGATCGATCGCCGCGGCCTCGAGTGTTCGGTCATGGGAACCAGCGTCGAAGCGATGGACTTAGCGGAGGACCGCGACCGCTTCAACGCGCTGATGGACGAGCTGGGGATCGCCCAGCCCGAGGGCGGAACCGCCTTCTCCAAGACGGAGGCGCTCGAACTCGCCCACGACATCGGCTACCCCGTCCTCGTCCGCCCCTCCTACGTGCTGGGCGGGCGCGCAATGGAGGTCGTCTACGACGACGAGGAACTCGAGAAGTACATCGAGGAAGCCGTCCGCGTGAGCCCGGAGAAACCGATCCTCGTCGACGACTTCCTCGAGGACGCGGTCGAACTCGACGTCGACGCCGTTTCCGACGGCGAGGACGTCTTGATCGGCGGCATCATGGAACACGTCGAGGCCGCCGGGGTCCACTCCGGCGACTCCGCGTGTATGATCCCGCCGCGCTCGCTTGACGACGACACGCTGGCTCGCGTCCGCGAAGTCACCGAAAATATCGCGGACGCGCTCGACACGGTTGGCCTGCTGAACGTCCAGTTGGCGGTGAGAGACGGCGAAGTGTACGTCCTCGAGGCGAACCCGCGCTCTTCCCGTACCGTTCCGTTCATCTCGAAGGCGACCGGCGTCCCGATCGCCAAGATCGCCGCGAAGGTCATGGCCGGCACCTCCCTCGCCGACCTCGACATCGACGAGCAGATCCCCGAGCAAACCTCGATCAAGGAGGTCGTCCTGCCGTTCGACCGCCTGCCGGGTTCGGACCCGCGTCTCGGCCCGGAGATGAAGTCCACCGGCGAGGTCATGGGTAGCGCCGACACATTCGGCAAGGCTTACGACAAGGCCCAGGACGCGACTAACAAGCCGATCCCCGAGTCCGGAACCGCCATTATCGACCTCTCGGCGGACAAGTTCCCCGATCCGGACACCGAGGCGGGCGACGCGCTCGTCGACGGCTTCACCGACCACTTCGATCTCTGCGAGGAGGTCGATCTCCCACAGGCCGTCCGCGAGGGTAAGGTCGACCTCATCGTCTCCCGCGACCGCGACCTCCTCGAGGTCGCCGTCGAAGAGGAAGTGACGTACTTCTCGACGCCCGCGAGCGCGTCGGCCGCGCTCGAGGCGCTCGAGGCCAAGGCCGAACCGATCGATGTCCAGTCGATCACCGACCGCCCCAAGCGGTCCGGCGAGTGGGGCAGAGCGGAATAG
- a CDS encoding ABC transporter ATP-binding protein, whose translation MSPADAPAIETEALTKRYGETTAVAGLTMTVDPGTVYGFLGPNGAGKTTTMRMLTTLTKPTSGTARVAGHSITDREAVTPHIGYLPEEPPIYDELTGREQLEYAAGLRDLPDADATERIESLLERFDLLEDADRRIEGYSKGMRQKVGVIQAVLHEPAVAFLDEPTSGLDPRAARTMRETIADLADREMTIFLSTHILPVVDELADEIGVLHDGKLVAQGDPETLKSRAETGEARSLEEAFLEVTQEASPPEDDTVEPSME comes from the coding sequence ATGAGCCCCGCCGACGCCCCCGCGATCGAAACCGAGGCCCTCACGAAACGGTACGGCGAGACGACCGCCGTCGCCGGGCTGACGATGACCGTCGATCCGGGGACGGTGTACGGCTTCCTCGGCCCCAACGGCGCGGGGAAGACGACGACGATGCGAATGCTGACGACGCTGACGAAACCGACCTCGGGGACGGCCCGGGTCGCCGGCCACTCGATCACCGACCGCGAGGCCGTCACGCCCCACATCGGCTATCTGCCCGAGGAACCGCCGATCTACGACGAGCTAACGGGACGCGAACAGCTCGAGTACGCCGCCGGGCTCCGAGACCTCCCCGACGCCGACGCCACCGAGCGCATCGAGTCGCTGCTCGAGCGGTTCGACCTTCTCGAGGATGCCGACAGGCGGATCGAGGGCTACTCGAAGGGAATGCGCCAGAAGGTCGGCGTCATCCAGGCCGTCCTCCACGAACCCGCCGTCGCCTTCCTCGACGAGCCGACGAGCGGGCTGGACCCCCGGGCCGCTCGAACCATGCGCGAGACCATCGCCGACCTCGCGGATCGGGAGATGACCATCTTCCTCTCGACGCACATCCTTCCCGTCGTCGACGAACTGGCCGACGAGATCGGGGTGCTCCACGACGGCAAACTGGTCGCCCAGGGCGACCCCGAGACGCTGAAGTCCCGCGCCGAAACCGGCGAAGCGCGGAGTCTCGAGGAGGCGTTCCTCGAGGTCACGCAGGAGGCGTCGCCTCCCGAGGACGATACCGTCGAGCCGTCGATGGAGTGA
- a CDS encoding prolipoprotein diacylglyceryl transferase produces the protein MPEEHDSDLAANIPTEKLEEYDVEKPVETATSIVDNPKRVLLPLLGGGALLLSALRSLKRGQFRAIPKAAVGAGLLSYGLRNRRSSESPTFEPSTVEIEEGTAGKETSDEASAAAERTDSGRESQIDAEGNIDESAQLGEEGETGSRIEFTDDAEQDEPRTKPEHGGDEEDPRRSTGDDDEPVEVDVSDTAMAEEVAEATGPDPEQAQPSQTDATEPEETPDEDASEMKVDPDEDADSTSDESEADASDEDDETDEDDDR, from the coding sequence ATGCCTGAGGAACACGATTCCGATCTGGCGGCGAACATTCCGACGGAGAAACTCGAGGAGTACGACGTCGAAAAACCGGTCGAGACGGCCACGTCGATAGTCGACAACCCGAAACGCGTGTTGCTGCCATTGCTCGGCGGCGGCGCGTTGCTCCTGTCTGCCCTCCGCTCGCTCAAACGAGGGCAGTTCCGCGCGATACCCAAGGCGGCCGTCGGTGCCGGGCTGCTGAGCTACGGCCTCCGAAACCGGCGCTCGAGCGAGTCGCCCACCTTCGAACCGAGTACGGTCGAGATCGAGGAGGGGACCGCCGGGAAGGAGACATCGGACGAGGCCAGCGCCGCTGCTGAGCGCACCGATTCCGGGCGAGAGTCACAGATCGACGCGGAGGGGAACATTGACGAGTCGGCACAGCTCGGCGAGGAGGGAGAGACGGGCTCGAGGATCGAGTTCACCGATGACGCAGAGCAGGACGAGCCGCGAACGAAACCAGAACACGGCGGTGACGAGGAGGACCCCCGCCGCAGTACCGGCGACGATGACGAGCCGGTCGAAGTCGACGTCTCCGATACGGCGATGGCCGAAGAAGTGGCCGAAGCGACCGGGCCCGACCCCGAGCAGGCACAGCCGTCCCAGACCGACGCGACCGAACCCGAGGAAACGCCCGATGAGGACGCTTCGGAGATGAAAGTCGATCCGGACGAGGACGCCGACTCGACGAGCGACGAGTCGGAGGCCGATGCAAGCGACGAAGACGACGAAACTGACGAAGACGACGACCGATAA